CTGGCGAAGGTCCCGCCGGAAGCGTTGAAGTGGCGCCCCGCGCCGGGCAAGTGGTCGGTGCACGAAGTCATCTGCCACTGCGCGGACAGCGAGACGGTGTCATCCACGCGCATCAGGTTCCTGGTGGGTGCGGACAACCCCACGATCCTCGGCTACGACCAGGACCGCTGGGCGACGACGTTCGACTACCACTCCCTGCCGCTCGACCTGTCCCTGGCGCAGATCGAGTCGGTGCGCGCCTGGACCGCGGCGCTGATAAGGCGCCTGCCAGAGTCGGCCTGGTCGCGCGAGGGGACGCACTCCGAGTCGGGCCGCTACACGGCGGCGCGGTGGCTGGAGCTGTACGCGGAGCACTTGGAGGTGCACGCGCGGCAGATCGGGCGGAACGTGGAAGCGTGGATGGCCGCGCGGGCGTAGGCTTCCCTCTTGGGGTCGGTCCATCGGTGGTTCTTGACAAGGAACTCAGATTGGTATCTATTTGGTGAGTGACAAAACGCTCACCAAGTGAGAATCCTTTCCGCATCGGCGGCGTAGTTGCTGGTCCCTTCTTTACCGACCGCGACGATGAGCGGCGCCGCATCCGCCGGGCCCTCATCGAGCCGCAGTCGCATCTCCTTATCTACGGTCCGCGGCGGATGGGCAAGACCTCGACTCTGGTGGTCGTGCGGGAGGAGTTGACGCGCGAGGGGCGTCACGTCATGCTCGCGGACCTCTCCACGGCTTCCACCGTCGCCGACATCACGACCCGGCTACTACAGGCGGCCAGCCGTGAGCTGGGCCGCCGCTGGCCGGACTTCCTGGCGTCTCTGGTGCAGCGGGTAGGCGTCAGGCTGGGTCTTGAAGCCGATCCGGG
The sequence above is drawn from the Gemmatimonadales bacterium genome and encodes:
- a CDS encoding DinB family protein yields the protein LAKVPPEALKWRPAPGKWSVHEVICHCADSETVSSTRIRFLVGADNPTILGYDQDRWATTFDYHSLPLDLSLAQIESVRAWTAALIRRLPESAWSREGTHSESGRYTAARWLELYAEHLEVHARQIGRNVEAWMAARA